The DNA segment GGCCAAAGTGCACATTAAACCCGTGTGAGCACATCAGCACATTGCCAGCCTTGAGATTTGGCTTGACATGCTGCCGATAAATGTCCCCTTGCACTTCGTCCGGCAGCAAAATGTTAATCACATCCGCCGCCTTGCTAGCCTCCTCGACGCTCATCGGTTGAAAACCATGGCTTTGGGCCAATTCATAATTCGGCCCCCCCGGTCGCTGCCCAATAATGACTTTTAACCCGCTATCACGCAGGTTTTGCGCCTGGGCGTGTCCCTGCGACCCATAGCCCAGAATGGCGATGGTTTTTCCCTGCAAATGGGACAGATCGGCGTCTTTGTCGTAGTAAATGGTCGCGGCCATGGAGTCTTTGGATGGGGAAAAAAGTGGAAACAAATAAGGGTAATGTAATACAGTGATAAGCCGCCGATCCCGCAACGGGATAACCGCGGGATGTTTGGCAAGAGGGAGAGTTCAGTTAGGCAAAGGAACCGCGGACGACTTCGTCATCCACGGGCATTTCAAAGCCGCTGGGGATTTCCTCTTCCAGCTTGTTGTTGCCGCGCACCATGGCAATCCGCCCGGTCCGGACCAATTCTAAAATGCCAAACGGACGCATCAGGTCGATAAACGCCTCGACCTTGCGTTCTTGGCCGCTGATTTCGATGATGACCTCGCGCGGGGCCACATCCACGATCCGCCCCCGAAAGATATCCGTCAATTCGCGAATCTCGCTACGGGCTCCCCCCGGAGCCTTGACCTTGATCAACATCAGGTCCCGCTCGATATAGTTTTGATTGACAAAATCGTCCACTTTTACAATCGTGACGATCTTTTCCAGTTGGCGGCGCACCTGCTCTAGGACGCGGTCATCACCCACCACGACCAGCGTCATCCGCGAAAATTCTTTGTTTTCGGTCGTTCCCACCGCCAAACTGTCAATATTGTAACCACGACTGGCTAACATGCCTGAGATATGCGCCAAAACGCCCGGGACGTTTTGGACAACTGCCGAAAGAACGTGGCGCTGGCTCATGATGCCGCTCGTGTAAAATAAAAAATGGCCTAAAATTACTGGATCGGGGAAATCTTTCCCCAAAATTGGCTAAACCAGTAGGATAATCGGGCCTGCCGCTGGCCACAAGGGTAGGACGCAGGGAGATTGGCCCGGCGTTTCCCTGAAAATGCGGTAATTTTCTTAGTTGGCGGACGTCCGAGCGGCAAAAAATTCGCCAAAATCCAGGGTCCGCCAACAAGATTCGATGGGCCAGGCTGGTTCCAGCCCTCTGCCAAAAAGGATGCTTCGTTGTGCCATGAGCACTCCCCCGGGTGCGAGGTTCGGACCGCAGCGGCTTTATTTTTGGCATTGCCGCATTGAATTTGCCCACGGCCTGGGATAATCGTGAGGGTCCACGGTCCGCCGTATGTTTGCTTTCCCTGCCGGAGTTTTTTCATTTTTCCCGTAATCGATAATCCTGGTAATACAGTGCGTCCCCTTTGCATCTAGGAAATATCCCAAATCCATGCATCCCGCGACATTAAAAGCACCAAACGCTCAGACATTATGCGCGCAATCGTGGTTGCGGCGGGTGGAATGGCATGAGCGGTTGGATTCCACGCAAATCCTGGCCCGCCAACACAGC comes from the Pirellulales bacterium genome and includes:
- the ilvN gene encoding acetolactate synthase small subunit, which translates into the protein MSQRHVLSAVVQNVPGVLAHISGMLASRGYNIDSLAVGTTENKEFSRMTLVVVGDDRVLEQVRRQLEKIVTIVKVDDFVNQNYIERDLMLIKVKAPGGARSEIRELTDIFRGRIVDVAPREVIIEISGQERKVEAFIDLMRPFGILELVRTGRIAMVRGNNKLEEEIPSGFEMPVDDEVVRGSFA